The nucleotide window TGTGAGAAGTTGGGGGTGGGgataataaaattacaaaatgatTCATTTGTTCTGTCTGCTTTCCTAGAGATCAGGTGACCAGGAAGAGTAGGTGGTGGTTATCTTTTATGATGAATGTGTCTGTCTGGGCTTTTGTTGGCCCTTAAAGTGGGATATTTTGGCCCTGTGCACTTGAGTAGTAACTATATTCTCCAGCAGAAGAATGTTTTAGGCCCTGCTGTTTAGTTAGTGATATTCTATACAACCATCCTATTGTTAGTTTTGGATATCCATTGGGAATTTTCATGTTTaaccaggaataaaaataaaaatagtgggGTTAGTTCCTCCTTGTTTCTTGATCTGTGGTACATTTGGGATGGGCTCTTCAGCCAGTTCCGGGACTTAGAGTAGGAATCATGGTGGCAACGCTTGAACATCCGTGGTTTATCAGTACCTGCACCAAactgggggtggcagagggacagaAAAATAATTGACAATGCTGTATATGTTTCATAGTTGTTTTATCTGTGTCCTATGGCAGATTTGCTTTAAACAAACAGCAAGGGATGTGATGCAAGGTCCAGCTTTTAATACTGCAGTGATCAGAGCAGAAAACAAACCTTTATCAGCTGAGCATACTCCAGGGATCAAACTTGTGCTTATTAAAACATAGGCTTATGACTCAGTCACTGAGCTCTGCTTAAAGTTTTGATTTGGGAATTTGTCACGGTGGCGGCTGTAAAACAGACTGAAAAGCTCCCATGTTGACCATAAACCCATTTGTTTTCCTTATATATAATATTATTAGTCAAGTTATTTCTCTTACACCCTCATCTGGTATGCTTGTGGTTTCACACTAAGAAAGCTGTTACTAATTTTGTTGTGTAAAAATAGACCCAATGCTgaagaaatattcttttaaaatacgTGAAATGATTTCTTTTAACATGGGGGGGatgctgagggggaaaaaaataaggtaaAGCATTCCTTTGCTCAGATGGTTACAAGAACTGGAATGGCTTCCTGATGTGGATTTAGCTATGATGCAAATTTCTAGTTACTCTAAAAACAGAACATAGttgaaaaccattaaaaaaaaaaaaatccagtcactgAATATCTAGCTTAAATTGTAAGACATTTATGTGGTTCTTCTGAGAGTTGTAAGCACCCTCTGGACTAAtggatatatttttaaagctggCCAGGTTTTGATTCTTTTGCATAACTGCTGTTGTTTCCATCTTGTACCTTCTGGAGCTAAGGGAAGGGCTCACTGCTGCTTCCTGTCTAGATATTTGCTAGAACCACAGTGTGTTCAATGGGGAGCATGGCAGAATGTAGGATTTCAGCTTATGTTCCCGTCTGTCGTCTTAGTTTCATTGGGCTCCGCTGAAGTTAAGAGCAAAACTTATACTGATCTCAGTGGTTTCAGGCTCCCTGAGTTATAAAcagatcatgaggctttaaatAAGTGTCTCTCTTCAGAGGTGCTGTGTAACCTGCTGCTCCTGGAAAACAGAGTGTGACAAGTCACTCCTATTTAATGCAGGCAGTCAGGCATATAATCCTGAAAGCTTGATTCTGGACTTGGTTTTCATGGAAGAAAAGGCAATATGTAAATTGAAGTGTTGAAGATTTTAGGTATGGGGAGGGGAATGGATTGAAATGTTTTTCAGCTTATTTACAGTATAAACTGTCAAACCTAGGATTAAGTCTCTGTCTCCCCAGGAGAATTTGGATTTCAGCCATCAGAGATGCAGCCTTCGATGACTAGTTAGCGTGGGCTGATCCCCCTCTGTCCCAGTCATCTGTGGGAAGAACAGGTCAGAGTGTCTTTTACAGCCTCTTGAATGAACTTGGAAGAGGAAGAGAACATATTCATCAGTATTCTAATAACTTGGTACAAAACTTGGTAGGGGAAATTCTGCACTGAATGAAAGATTGGACAGCCTGGGGGGAGTTTGTGTGTTCCCATAGTTTATCTTCATGTCAGAAAAGCTGCCCCATGCTCTCTGATTCTCTTGGGCATACATACAGTAGTGGTTAACATATTAAAGAAATGAGATTGAAGTCATTTGGGTGGAAAGGGTGTGTTTATGGTGAACTGAGGAGGATATCCTTCAAGAGAAAAGGGTTAGCTTGAAACAATTATAAGATGACAAGGAGGTAGAAGGCAGGTGTGGGGGATTGGTGAGAATGAAAGGTATGGTCACAGGTGCAGTTGGAGACTTACCCATGGTAGCTGAAGtaagtttttattatttagaTTTGACGCAACCTAATTCATTACCCTTCCATCCTCCTTTGAAGGGTTTACAGACAATTTTGTTCTAGGCTTTTAATTCAGGAGCTGTGGAAACAGTCCAAAGATGTGGGAATAAtagcaagagaagaaaaactttttgTATGGGCTGGTGCTGTCATAACTATGCGTTTTAGAAAATGCAAACCAGCCCTGCAGATTTGCTTCCCTGCTCCACATCAGGGATCCTTGGTTGTAGAAAGCTCGTGGCTGTTGTATagttttctcccttcccctctcttgTAGGGGTCGATCCATGCAGCTGCATGCTGGCAAGCAAAGAATTCCTCTCCGATGCTATCCTGAAAGATACACCTCTGAGTAGGTGAGTGTCAGGTATGGGCTTGCAGGGCTTAGTAGCAGCTAAGGTTTTTATTACCTATTTCTTCCAAAGGTGGAGGGATTAAGATTTGCACAGTGCCAGGGTTCAGAGTGAGGTATGACTTACCTTTCCTTAATTGCCTTTCCACTACAGACGCAGCCTGGCTTGATCTGGTGGTTATGGGAGTAAAGGTCCTATTTCTGTCTGATCGTGTTTCTTCAGGTTGAGTAACACAGCAGAGGGGTGCAAAAGAGTTGCAAGAAGTTTTAGCCAACACATTTGTGTTGACACTTTTACTGTGGCACAAATCTGTTGGCCAGAGGTGCCTGGAAACTGGACTGATCTGGGGAAAGAGTTGTCTAGATATCCTGTATGGAGACTTCTTGGGGTGAAACAGCAGTGGCTAcactgatgactttttttttttctatcaaagaAACTTCATGCACCCACCTGGACTATCAAGTATACCCAGGAATTCCCCAGTGAAAGAAGGTGTGTTGGAGTTGCAGGCTTTTTCAAACTGGATTATTGGGTATCTTTACATTGTATTAAGGACTGTCTGATCAGTGATTATTGTCTGATCAGAGTATTGATCTCAGGTGCCAGCATTGCTTCCACCAAGGGTGTGTTACATCTCaagatgtttttttctgctggtacaacatattttgtgtgtgtttaagacattaaaaaaggaaaatttaaaattgtCTTGATCTCTGCAGAATAAGCAGTTAGAGAAACTCGTGATGGCAATATGGAAGGACTTCAAAAGATAGACATGAGATTCAGGTGCTTATTAATAAAAGattaaacattattattttaaaaaataataaaaggaatgCTTTGCATCATTGTACATTTAAAGTAAGTACAAAATCAGTTCATATATAATGTTGCACTTTAACCAAAGTATTGATTCCACAGTTCACTGTATCTGTGGGAGGAAACAGATCTTATAAATAAGTTATGTACTAGATCTTGGTTCCATTTTGAAAAATGGAGCGAGGTTTTTTCACATGAGCTAAATGCTTCTCACTTATCCTCTCGTTTCTCATGATGAGCCTTTTTGCCTGCTGTGTCACtgcacatttctgctcccatcaCTGTCCTGGTGCTCCCCGCCTGGAGAAGCTGTTTTGCTGGCCTCGTTGTCCGTGTTGTTGTTGAGGATGTCATCACAATCCATCTGTGCCATCAGGTTGAAGCGCTCGGCCACACAGTGGGCGGTGAGGCGAGCCTCGGGGTCGTGGTCCCAGCACTCCGTGATGGTGTCACACAGAAAACGCATTCCCTGCAGTCAGAAGGGCTGAAATTAAGACCTGAAggcaggagaaagaggagctAGAAGCTGACCTAATGCAATCGCAGTGTTTTACCATACTTTTGACAGCTTCCTGTAGAAACAATGGTTTTGGCCAGTCTTAAGCACAGGAGGAAACAGCCTTGGTAAGTCATGGCAAGTGCCAATGCTGGCACCACTTGTGTTGGAGCAGCAGCCTCGGCTCACCGGGGATCTGGTCCCAAGTGTTTTCCACACTCCCTGGAAATCCTCCCTGGAAGTTGGTTTGTGTTGACTGTGGGACTTAGGGGCTGGAAGGAAATCGGCCCTCCATCTCCTGTCTCAGCCTTGCCCGTTCAGATCAGAGCATCCAAAAAATCAGGAGGGACAGGAGAGGTGCAGACGGTGACTTGGAGGCAGGCAGCTGAGCCCAGGTCTCTGGGTTTCAAGCCTGTGCCCTAACTGTTAACACCtggatggaggggagggggcagaggggggtTCAAAGGCAAGTTTGGAATTAAACTTCTTAAACCTGACTTCTTATTTTAGCAGCTTTCTGAAAGGGTGAGCCATGCCAAATATTTATTGTAGTGTGCAGCTGAACTTTCGTTTTCTCACCACAAAATGGCTTTTTGATTTAGGTGGGATCAGGTACTTTTTGGTGTGCTTCAGGACACATTGAGTTCCTCTCAGTTACAATGGCTCCACCTCCCAGTAATGTAGTGCTCTGAAGAGAGTCCCAATGTTTTGGGCTAACAAACAAAATGGCAGCATTCAGCTGGTATTTTTCCCCACTCTTAAGCTAGTACACAGCTAGCAGCAGAAGCTATGTTGAACCTTCTTTTGCCTGTATAATTCCTATCATGCTCTATTGCTTTTTGCATCATTGTCAACCAAGGTTGCAACCCAGTGGAAAAATCATTATTCTAAATAAAGTTTCAAGTTTTCCAGTGTTTTGTGTATTTCTTAATCTGCAATTAAGAGAACCCAACGGCCTGCTATGGACCAACACAAGAGGAAAATGCAAGTCCTACAGAGATGTACCATCAGTGTCATCTGTCCTTTTGCACTTAACTCCAAACCCACTGCTTTCGGCTAAGGTTTATGGTACTAAATCTTTCATAATGGACACAGATTAGAGAGAACAGGATTTTGCAGTAAAACTGACAGATGGTGCATTTCAGGACCTCTTACGTCACACATTTATTAGCTTAGTTGAACGGATTTGAGGATAATTGATTAGCATGCAAAAAAATCAGCTAGCTTAgctgaagcttttaaaataagccttttctCAAATAGCATAGCACTGGTCATATGGTTTAGGCATTAGattttctgtgcttattttgCCCCAAAATCATGACATTTATTTGCAGTTTGTCTCATAAGTAGCAATGATGCTCTTTTGAATGGTACAACTGGAACATCTTGTTACACTCACAAAATGGACTTGATTTGGGTTTTGTATTTGGTATCTCAGATTTCCAAAGGATGCTGAGTTTTACAAGTATATTTTTAGTGGCAATATTGACTTAAgctcccactgctccttcctGTCCTGTACCAGCCCTTTGGCTGTGCCAGTACAACAGTCTGTTCAGTTGCTCCATGAACCAGATCTGGGAATTCACATGACCTAAATAACcacttttttaactttttaaatatgGGGTGTGAAGTGAGGTGGAAGCATGGGCTTAAGGTGTTCTAAATTATGTGGGAAACATTGGGGATGAATTTCTTCAGTTGGCTTTATTGTGCGGTCTTGCGAACAGTTGCCCTGCCCTGCAGTTGCCATGCTGAGTGAGTCAGCTCTGTCTGGGAAATTAAGGCTTATGTTTGCTGAAAAATTTTAAACCATGGCCAACAATGTAGGTCCTCACTTGACCGAGAGTGCTCCTGATGGTTGATATGTGGAAGTAGCATTTGGAGCCCTGAATCAAACTTACTTTCATTGGTGGGAACATCTATGGGTGCTTCCCCTTCAGGTGAGCAATTTGTCACCCTTTTTTGGTGTCGCCCAATGCTTCCTCCCGCGGGAAGCTGTTGACCTGGAGTGGCACAAACCAGTGGCtttctgctgctccccagcagatgGTGCTGCCCTATGCCTCATCTTGGGGAGACCAGCTGCAAAATGCCCAGAAAATCATGTAAAGCAAGGCTTGTAAGATGTTTACTACCCTAGCTAAGATTAGTCAGAGGTAAACTGTCAGGAACACAATGTGGCTTTTCTGTTCCTCTTCCCCAGTGGACATCAGGTGGTCTAGTAAAAGTTACTACCTTATAAGCCTTGCTCTGTTTATGTGCTAGAGCAACCCAACTACACCAACGTTATTTCTTGGAGGCAATTGCAGTCGGCCCTTCAGCTCAGCAAACAGTGCAGTTGTGGTCAGGCTCTATCAGAGGGTGACTTTTGACAACCCAAGCCTCTGTATATTTTGTCCTGTGGTTTCAAAGTTTATCAGAGATCCTGGGAGGTGAATGTCTGAGATGAATACTCAAAGGCTTCAAATATGTAGCAGTGCTGATTGAAGTTCCTGTGTTTGCCCTCATCAAGGAAAAAGGCTGGGTGAACTTCAGAAATGGACTCACTGACTGATAAACTCACTGATAGTCCAGCAGAAACCACAGATTCGTTTGATGTTGTTTGCAGCCTTGGTTGGTCAGGTTGGTTGTGAGTCTTTGGACAAATACGGTTTTGAGAGAAGGTACTGTAGGGAACACATGGCCTCCTAAGGTCATGAAATTATCTTTCCTTTTGAAAAGCCTGACTTTATGTGCCATCTACGCAGACTAGTAGCAGTGTGGTTTATGGGTGGGTACTGTAAAATGATGCACTGTATACTGCAAGGCTCTTTGAGCCAGCAGGCTCAATGTTTCAGCTTGTTTTTCAGATGAACTGAATTGTTGATCAGTAGATGGTGTTTTTCCACAAGACATGTGAAATTTAAGAAGTACTGAACTCAGTCAAGATTTGAAAATCATGGTCAGTATGTCTGCTACCCCTTGTGTCCTCAATGTGTGTAAGAAGATACTGGACCTGGGGGAGAGATGACCCTGTCGGGGCTGGGAGGTAGCTGTCTGGAGCTGGTTGGTCTGGGTGTGCTCGTGAATGGTTTTAACAGAGCACATCTCGTTATTGCTGAAGGGTTTCTGTTCTAGAGCACTGGGTCATGCTTTCTGTGATGAAACGCTTTGCTTTCAGACCTTCTCAGCTGGAGGCTGGTGAAAGACTTCCTCTCGGCAAGGCTTGAGCCTAGCAGGTTCCCTGCTCTCAGCTTCATGCGTCTTTCCTGGTTGTTTCACCTGAGGGAGATGCTTCCTGTTTTGCCTTTCCTTGTAGAAGTGGAAGTCTTTCTTCTCACGTGCCAAGTCATGACCTCATGTTAGAGGTAATCTTGAGTGTGACACCTCCACAATGAAGTAGGCAGAAGGCTGGAAAGCACCTTCGTCCCCTCTGTCCCTGCCGTGAGATGGCTGTGTGTGAGGGACTCTGTTTTCTGAGCTAGAGCTTTCTGGATGCGGTGGTTAGGGGAGAAGTGGGATGGACTCAAATGAGTAACTGTTCCATGAGAAGAACCTGCACTGAAGTGCTCCATTTTGCTGTTATCCTCAAGATAACTGAATACCATCCTCTGGCATTCATAGCACTTCCTGATCACAGCTATTGATCAGTAAGTTTTGCTGTACCCCTGGCTGGTGGCTTTTATACACCAGGGAAATGGGTCTAGTGGGGGTTATGTGGGCTTAGCCAGCCAAAGTGGAGCTGGAAATAGGGCCCAGGAGTTCTGTCCGCTTTTGCTTTGATTAcagctttaataatttttcaggttGGTCTAGTGAGGTGGGACACTGTGGGTTGCTTTTTTCTGAACCAGCTACTCCTAGCTTACCTGATGCACGAGCCAGCTGCTGGGGATCTCGGGTCGCCCTCTGCCATGCAGCACGATGTCTCTCATGGTGTCCACGCAGGGCTGCTCCTGGACTTTTGATCCAAAAGGCAGCTCATAATTCTTTACCTCTgcaaggaagcagcagcagcattatgggatgtttttaatgcatttgctgctttgctttggtaTGGTTCACTGGATGagaataaatttgtttttatcaGTCTGCAAAAATAAATGGATCTGGAAACAATTTAGGATTTGAACATAGAAATAGTGCTGGGTTTTCATGTAGAGGTTGTTTTCAGAGACAGGACTAAGGAACTATCTGACCACCTTCCTGAACCCAAGTGATGCATTACGAAAGACTTGGTCTGTCTTTGGGTGGAATGTATTTTGAGCAGGTAAAATGCATTGTGCTGGTGAAAGATGGGAGAAGCGACTATGGTACCAGCATCCAGAGAGCTGCTGCGGGCATGGATTGGGTTAGAGGTGAAATGGCCTTTCCAGAAGAGCAACCACATGGGATCTTGAGGAGAAACTCCCTGTTGAAGAGGTGAGAGGCTACCCTGGtttctgccagctcctgcccagaAGCAGGTGCAGGTGAAATATGAGTGGTGAGGGATGGCCTGGGATGCTGGCGTGGGAGCAAAGGATGCACAGGGCATCTGAGCCAGGCCAGGGTCTCCCACAGCCAGTGTGGGGAATGCAGGGCAGTTGGGGCAGCTTTCTTGCCAGGAATTGGAGCTGCTTGCAGCTCCGTGGGCTTCTATTGTAACTAGGTAGGACAGGGAAGGAACTGGAGAGAGCTAAAAAGGAAGAGAGGGGATCAGGCAGGGGCTAACAGCAGGGCAGTTAATTAAATGTTTTGCTACATGCAATTTCAGATGCCAGGATGTGGCTCTGGGAAGTCAGGGGGGTACATGGCTCTGGCAGAGGCTGGAGTTTGTGAGTCCCCGTTGCAACATAAACTCTCTGGTGTTGTCtggaaaaaaagagcttgtggcCAGGGACGGGTAGGCAGCTTTGGCTCTTCCTGCTTGGTTTGCTTTGCATTGCCAGCACTGACTGGGATGTGACTTGGTGACTGGCTGGCTTTGAGCGGGGGGCTGGACCAGATAACCCTCTGGGGTCCTGTCCTGCTCCTCGGCCACCAAGCTGGTGCCCTTGAGCCACGgcacacagggcaggcagctgtgggGGAGGAACTGCCACCAGCTCTTAGCAGCCCTGCAGAGATCCAAGCCACCCCAAATTGTGTCCCATGCCACCACCGGAGACACGAGGTGAGCCATGTCCCCATAAGGGGAGGAAGGGAGCAAAAAGATAAGTGGCAAACCCCATGTGATGCTCCTACCTCCTACCACTTCACATCTGGAGGCCATTTCCCACAAAACAAGGGCCATGGAGTAGACATCCATCTGCTTGAAAGACTCCAGGTCTTCCAGGTTCACCCTGGACTCCAGGACCTCTGGGGCCATGTACCTGGCGGTGCCTACCTGCCCGCAAAGAGGAGAGAGGCATTAGCAGGTGTGGGGGAGGACTTTGGCcgtggggggagcagggatggTTTGCAAAGGGTCCCCTCCAGGGAGGACCAGTGGGTCATACTTGCCTGCCCGCTGTTGGCAAAGTCATCCACCGTCAGGGAAGGGTCGAGGCGTATGGCGATGCCAAAGTCGCAGAGCACACACTCCTGCTCATTCTTCACCAAGACGTTGGTGCTTTTGATGTCCCGGTGGGCGATGGGGATTTTTGGCCTGCCGCAGGCGGTGTAGTCGCTGTGGAGGTGGGCCACCCCATTCACCAGCGAGCCTGCCATCTTCTGCAGGTCCATCCAGCTCAGGACGTGGCGGGAGAGGTAGTCCTTGAGGTTGCCCCGGCTGTGGTAGGCGGTGATGAGCCAGTACTCCCGACGGGGCCCTGTGCCCCGGTCCTCGGCGGTGAGGAACCGCAGGACGCTGTCGTGCTTGAGGCTGGCGTCGGTGAAGATCTGGCTCTCATTCTTCCAGGAGGAGTACTCCTCACAGGGGAAGATCTTCACGGCCACCGTCTCGTACTGCCCCGAGCGGCTGTGGCTCAGCTTGGCCCGCCACACCTCCGCAAACTGCCCTTTGCCCACCATCTCGTCCAGCTCGATGGGGAGCAGCTCGGCGGGGCGGCTGCTGGCGCAGGTGGGGCTGGCACTGGCCGAGCTCTCGTCCATCAGCACGGACAACTTCTCCTCCCCCTCAGCAGACCTCCCCGGCTCTGGCAGTGCGGGGGGCTGTCCTGGTTTCCCACCCCATGCCTTGGCTCTCTTGCGCCGCTTCTGCGTGCGGCAGAGGTAAAATATCACCGTAATCATCACCGCCACCAGCAGTGGGGGCAGGAGGCTGATGGCGGCCACTGGGATCACCTCTTTGCTCTGCAGCATGGAGTAGCCTGCGGGGAGGAAAGCAAAGGCGagggcgctgccgccgcgggcCTGCAACAGCTCGTTTTCATCACGCGGAGGAGGAAAATATGTGAAGCCGTTAATGAAGCGCAGCCCTTTGTAGGGCCGCAATGCACGCTGCGCACAAACCCCGTCCCCACAGAGAACCCAGATGTAGGCAGTTATTAAGGGGGCTGCTTGGGTTTAGGTCTCAAATTTAGCTCCATTTATCAAGTGAGGGTTCAGGACGCAGGCCGGCATTACTTGGTGGTGCAGCACATGAGGCGCTGCTGCCAAAAGGGCTCGGCTGCCTTCGGTGCCTCCCAAGCGCTGCTTGCGCTCACGGTGAGGGGAGCTGGGGTGGAAATAAGTGATAAAGCTGAGGCAAGGCTTGAACAGAGCACATctctgaggggatttggggctgGAGCTTTGCTGGACCCCTGTGGTGCACAGAGAGCCAGGAGGGATGCTGGGGAGGGTGGGCAGTGTGTGGGACCACCGAGCCCAGGGGAGCGCTGGGATACTTTGCATGATAATTAGCGTAAAGTAGCATGTTTCAGCGGTGTCTGACAGTGTTGGCATCTCCTTCCTTGCTGTGTTACACCACCAACCACTGTCAACAGACCGGGCatggctgcttttgttttatttcttttaaacccCTTTCAGCCTTCAGATCAttgggggcggaggggggggggggggacgacacatgcacacaaaaagcCCTAACCCTCGCACAACATATAATTGTCTGATACTTTGATGTTCGCGATTCCTGGAATAAACATGCTGACTTCAGTAGAGATATTCAAGTAAAATCTTAGTCAGAGGTTTTTCTGCCAAGTATAATAACCCAGGGGAAGAGGGATAAGAATCATTCCATAAGCAAAACTCTCGCTGCTTGACCTCAGTGTGTGCAGATCATAATTCAGGTTCTGGAAAAACAGAGCGTTTAGCTATTTTCCTTGGCAAATTTCAAAAAAATGTGCTGCAGCTAATTTCTGCAAGGCTGTGAAAGCGTTTCTAAAATAGGCATCAGGTTCAAACCACAAGATCAACCTAAACTGATATAAATCAATAACTAACTCAGGAATATGTTTATTTTGGAAAGTGTTAGGCCTGGATATCACCTACTGCTTTAATGGATTTACCCGATGCTCAAGATCCCATCTTTGAAACTCTGAAGaaagagaagatatttttaaggGAGTTGCATGCATGAGTCCTGAAAGGGGAAGTTAACACAACTTCAGCAAATTCCTTTGTGAGGATGCCCCGTCCTGATGCAAACCCTTTGATACAGAGAGGTTGCAGCATGGCTTTAGATCCCTTCCAGGGAGAGCAAATGTAGCTGCTCTGGCTGTAACCATGGGTCTGTAAACCCACGCCTTGTCACTCACTGTTACGTGGGTCTTTCCATCCCTGCTGAGGGGAGGTGGATCCCCAGGGCCAGGCTCAGCCTCCGCATGCTCAATGCTACCCAGCACCTTCCCAA belongs to Athene noctua chromosome 7, bAthNoc1.hap1.1, whole genome shotgun sequence and includes:
- the LOC141962848 gene encoding TGF-beta receptor type-2-like isoform X2; translated protein: MGYWRRPGLLSLLLLSFSCSAGARRSLKTNLCKWCDSTPPACEEKVCYSNCNLNSYCEDPYEICVAIWRQDNESIRISTLCHNPHRPIENLMVPNYNTSRCIMTHQPSEDGIIYICGCVDEQECNDKLIFENHTNGYSMLQSKEVIPVAAISLLPPLLVAVMITVIFYLCRTQKRRKRAKAWGGKPGQPPALPEPGRSAEGEEKLSVLMDESSASASPTCASSRPAELLPIELDEMVGKGQFAEVWRAKLSHSRSGQYETVAVKIFPCEEYSSWKNESQIFTDASLKHDSVLRFLTAEDRGTGPRREYWLITAYHSRGNLKDYLSRHVLSWMDLQKMAGSLVNGVAHLHSDYTACGRPKIPIAHRDIKSTNVLVKNEQECVLCDFGIAIRLDPSLTVDDFANSGQVGTARYMAPEVLESRVNLEDLESFKQMDVYSMALVLWEMASRCEVVGEVKNYELPFGSKVQEQPCVDTMRDIVLHGRGRPEIPSSWLVHQVLISALLTAGNAFSV
- the LOC141962848 gene encoding TGF-beta receptor type-2-like isoform X1 is translated as MGYWRRPGLLSLLLLSFSCSAGARRSLKTNLCKWCDSTPPACEEKVCYSNCNLNSYCEDPYEICVAIWRQDNESIRISTLCHNPHRPIENLMVPNYNTSRCIMTHQPSEDGIIYICGCVDEQECNDKLIFENHTNGYSMLQSKEVIPVAAISLLPPLLVAVMITVIFYLCRTQKRRKRAKAWGGKPGQPPALPEPGRSAEGEEKLSVLMDESSASASPTCASSRPAELLPIELDEMVGKGQFAEVWRAKLSHSRSGQYETVAVKIFPCEEYSSWKNESQIFTDASLKHDSVLRFLTAEDRGTGPRREYWLITAYHSRGNLKDYLSRHVLSWMDLQKMAGSLVNGVAHLHSDYTACGRPKIPIAHRDIKSTNVLVKNEQECVLCDFGIAIRLDPSLTVDDFANSGQVGTARYMAPEVLESRVNLEDLESFKQMDVYSMALVLWEMASRCEVVGEVKNYELPFGSKVQEQPCVDTMRDIVLHGRGRPEIPSSWLVHQGMRFLCDTITECWDHDPEARLTAHCVAERFNLMAQMDCDDILNNNTDNEASKTASPGGEHQDSDGSRNVQ
- the LOC141962848 gene encoding TGF-beta receptor type-2-like isoform X3, which produces MSRSATINLSLKTTPMARGGSALAFAFLPAGYSMLQSKEVIPVAAISLLPPLLVAVMITVIFYLCRTQKRRKRAKAWGGKPGQPPALPEPGRSAEGEEKLSVLMDESSASASPTCASSRPAELLPIELDEMVGKGQFAEVWRAKLSHSRSGQYETVAVKIFPCEEYSSWKNESQIFTDASLKHDSVLRFLTAEDRGTGPRREYWLITAYHSRGNLKDYLSRHVLSWMDLQKMAGSLVNGVAHLHSDYTACGRPKIPIAHRDIKSTNVLVKNEQECVLCDFGIAIRLDPSLTVDDFANSGQVGTARYMAPEVLESRVNLEDLESFKQMDVYSMALVLWEMASRCEVVGEVKNYELPFGSKVQEQPCVDTMRDIVLHGRGRPEIPSSWLVHQGMRFLCDTITECWDHDPEARLTAHCVAERFNLMAQMDCDDILNNNTDNEASKTASPGGEHQDSDGSRNVQ